The DNA window GACTGTTTCCTCGCCCTGACCGCCCAATCCGGGGAAATCACCGGGCGGGGCCCTGCGTCCTTCCCCGCGGGGCTAGACGCGGTGGTGAGGCCTTCCCCTCACTCCCCTCGGGTTCTAGTAGGTTTCCCATCTTGAGCACATGTGCTCCTGGTGCACACTTGGAAAGTGAGCCTTGAGAAGAGAAGGGGCCGGCCAGCGCCCCAAGCTCGATGTCTAAGTCGCGCGCTCCTCCCAGCGTGTCTTGCCGGTTGAGTCCCGTAGAGGCAGCTTAACTTCTCCAGTGCATAGCAACTTGTTACCAAGTTCAGTTGGTGCACAGCAAAGGTTTCTCTCTCCCGGAGCAAATGGAGCAAATGAAGCTATGCAGCCGTGCGGTCGGACCTGCCTCTTAGTGAGTATTGTAGAACTCCAGCTTCATTGATAGCCTCAGGTTGTGTTTGTTTTGGGCTtccggagacagggtttctctgtgtagccttggctgtcctggactcactgtgtagaccaggctggtctggaacttacagagatccccctgcctctgcctcccgagggctagCAGGCAGCCAGCAGAGCCCCAGGCTGTGTATCCGTCTGTTTGTAAGCCCCCCATGCAAGACACTGAATCTTCTGTGATGAAGGCCATTTGCTCCTCTGGTCTGCCCAGCGGCACCTCAGATCAGCCTGTTAGACAGGGCTTTCCTCAGCTGCGGTCACTGAGAGCCTTGAGTTTTGTTTCTTGTATGTTTCAGAAGAGTGAAGCAGGGTGTTGAGGACACTGGCCCACTAGGAGGGCAGGGGGGAGGGCCTGGGGAGCAGCGAGGAGGAACCACCAGTGGCAATTTGGTCTCTGCTCTTAGTCCTGGCAGAGCCGGCAGAGCCGGCTGTCAGCGCACCACGACTGCTTCATGGGAAGGTCCAGCTTGCTCACGACGGTGCGACAAGGTGCTCATTGAACGCCTAGGTGTGTGTAATTAAAGCTGTCTTGCTTTGTTGTAGAGCCAGAGAAGTCCAGACACGACGACCCCGTGGACGCACAAGTGAACGGGACTCTGATCCAGCAGCCCGAGCACCTGGACGTGGAAGACAACTCGGCTGGCCAGCTGAACATGAGGGGCGTGTTCGTGCACGTCCTGGGCGACGCCCTGGGCTCCGTGATTGTGGTGGTGAACGCCCTGCTCTTCTACTTTTTCTGGAAGGGCTGCTCCGAGGACCGCGTCTGCGTCAGCCCCTGCCTTGCTGACCGCTGCAGGTCGGCCCTCGACAAAGCCAACAGCACCCAGGCCCCAGTTGGTGAGGCCGGGCCGTGCTGGGTCCTCTACCTGGACCCAACTCTCTGTGTCATAATGGTCTGCATTCTCCTTTATACCACCTACCCGTTGCTTAAGGAGTCTGCTCTCATTCTCCTCCAGACGGTTCCTAAGCAAATCGATATCCAGCATCTGGTCAAAGAGCTCCGAGACGTGGAGGGGGTGGAGGAGGTCCACGAGCTGCACGTGTGGCAGCTGGCCGGAAGCAGAATCATTGCCACTGCGCACATCAAGTGTGAGGACCCGGCCTCCTACATGCAGGTGGCCAAAACCATTAAGGACGTCTTTCACAACCACGGAATCCACGCCACTACCATCCAGCCCGAGTTTGCTAGCGTAGGCTCCAAATCAAGCGTGGTCCCCTGTGAACTGGCCTGCAGGACGCAGTGCGCCCTGAAGCAGTGCTGCGGGACTCGGCCGCAGGTCCATTCCGGAAAGGATGCGGAGAAGGGCACGACCATTAGCGTGTCGTGTTCAGAGCCCAGTGACAACCCGGAGAAGAAGCCCAGGAGGACTAAAGCCGAAGGCAACCTTCCTGCAGTGGTGATAGAGATTAAAAACGTGCCAAAAAAGCAGCCCGAATCATCTTTGTGAGTCCCGAAAAAGATGTGATATTTGACTTTTGCTTTTAAACTGCAAGAGAAAATAGACTCCATTGAAATACTGAGTTTGCCAAGCAGTGTAATTGACGTCCTTGTCTGTCGCACAGTTAATTCTGTTTTTGTGAGATCGTAACGGGGCTGCGTAGCAGTTCCGCGTTGCAGACAGGATTACTGGTGTGTGGCGCAGCCTTGCTGTGAGCGTTCTGAAAGCCAGTTTTAACACTATGTTACATTTTTGTTTAGAGTAAGGACCTTATACGACATAATGACATTTGATTCCTGGGTTTCCCATGGTAAAAATTAGGGGGTAAATAAAATTGTTACTGgaatttctctgcttttctcccCCACCAGTTCTCTAGTATTTGTTAGAATTGTAATTGCTAGGCCTGTAAGGTCACCAGGTTTGCTTCCTTTGATGTTTTAGGGAGGTAGCTGCCCTTTGAGATCATAAACGGAGCACAATGGCAGCATGTCTTCAGCGTGGCTCCTGACTGTTAAGTGGGAGTGACATTTAGTTACTGTCCTGGAGTCTGCTGCTCAGCACTGGCCTAGTACGCCGTGAGGTAGTTCCCAAGATGAATTACAGTTTACACAGGGCAGAGCTTGCGGGGTAAGACGGGCAGGAAGACAGCAATGATGATAGGGTAACACTGAGGTCACACCACTTTGGCTAAGTCAGCCTGCACACGGTTGCCAGCGTTGCTTTCTTTCAAAGGCTGGAGTTAGCAATACTGAGCTAAAAGGTTCTAAATGCAGGAATATTTTTGAGAATGCAGACTTAGTCCTGGCTTGTTAAGCACAAACTAATCTTAAATTGTGTCTAAACTTTGACAGTGACCAGTTAGAGGGCTTGAACACCCTTGCGCACAGCCACCGTTTGTTTGTGCTTTGTCGAGAGCCAGTGACTTGAAAGAAAGGAATCGGATAGCTCATTCAATTTGGATATTATTTTAGAAAGCAAAATGAACAAGAAAGAAGTCATGTTAGGTGTTTGAGCCATCCTGTCTTAACGTGCTCAGTTTTTCCTGTGCTTACTTTGCAAGATACCGCACTTTGCACCCAGGAAGTCACCCATGGCCTTTCCATTGCCACAGATTTCAAATCCAGCCCAAACATTGGAAGATTTTTAAGTTCTATTTTCCTTGATAAAGGTTAATGCTTGGTGAAGGAAATGTAGACTTTTTTGTCTTCAAAAGAGTGATTAATTCTTCTCAGTTATGTATAGCTCTATTTTTCTAGGGACAAAGTATTCTGACTACTTCAATAACTTTTATAGCTGACTACTTTTGGGAACCGTAACTTGGGATTTGAAATAACTCATTGCTTAATAATCTGAAAATAGAAGTATTAGAGGCCAACAGTCCCTTTTGAAGGGGTGGTCCCTGGTGTGGTGAGCCTGTTGCTGGCAGTGGGCCTACTTAGAGCAGCGGGACTTTGAGATTTAACTCTGGGGATGCAGTTTGTGGTGGGCCAGCCCTCACCCTGCACAGTACTTCACTGGTGTGTGCTCACCTTGGTGGGTGGTTGCTTTGAATTTTGCAAaagcttgcttttctgttttctttaaacaTGAGATCtgagagagagctacagctgtCTCAGTGACACCACGCGGAAGGTTTCGGTGGCTTTCGCCGTGGCACAGCGAGGTGAGAGTGTATGGCACCCAGCGCTGTCCTTCAGGACGCTCTGAGTGGGTCCGTGTCCACGATGCCCGGGGAACTGGGACACTAGCTGTGTGGCTCCGTTTCTCAGAAGTACTTTCGGGTGGTGGTGGCCTTAGGTTAAGTGGCTTCTGTGTATAAAGTGGTACCATAGGCTTTTTTCAGAGGTGTTTGTCACAGCAGCGCTCATGGCGCCAGCTCACCTGGGAGGTTTAGAgaagtatttatttctttacaatgCACTTTCTAACCCATTTTAGCTATAGTAGCattatctttaagaaaaaaaacgtttttatatttaaatgttgTGGGATTTGAGTGTCTTTTCCAAAAATAGCTTAtttcttgaaagaaaagaaaacgaggAGCCACTTTGATCTCTTCAGGACCAGCCCATTGTATACTCTTCACTGCATCAGCTCTAGGGGTGAGGCTTCTCTGCTGTCCGATGTGAGCAGGTCAGTGTGGACCTAGCTGATCAGAGCCAAGTGAGGTGCTCCCAAACTACACTCACCAGGAACCCTTCCAAGCCGCTGGAGCCTTGGGACAACGGATAGGCGGGACTAGGCGCTTTTAACCATAGAAGAAATTCTTTTCTGGAGGGTCGCTACATTGTAGAAGTCAGGCCAGAACATGAGAAACAAGCTTCAGACTCTCTACTTCACATTCAAAACCTGCTGAATAACTTCATCCTAAGATGTGCGGTTTGAACAGGTCTCCATCGGGTGCGCTTTGGAGGGTCTTGGGAGgctgtttttgtgtgtatgccgcGTCACTGTTCTGGTGTTTTGAGTTTCTGACAGTTTTGAGGGAAAAGAAAACTTCTGTCAAGTATCTGGTAGGTGAACTGGCTCTGAATGTTTTACAGGTATTATTTGACACTAAATGTCCTCAGCCTGCTGTCTGAAGGTAGTCATAGCAAAAGGAGGGATTCTACAGtagaaaatacttattttaataCTGCGTTTCAGCTAGGTGATAAGACAGTGTTAAGAGGTCTGGGGAAGGTGGAAGCGTTTGTTGTCGCCTTTGTGACTAACTGTCCTGGGGCTTTGCATATacgtatacacatgtatgtatgtgcagtgGTCCTGTTTGGCTTTACTAACAAGCCTGGAAGATTTAGCAGTCATTTTCACTGGCACGAGAGCCTTTTGTATATTAATCAATTTAAACTTTTAAACCAAAAATAGTGAGGTTCGGTATCTGGCAGGCAGATGCTGAGGCAAATGTAACATGGAGTTAACATGCGGCTCTGTAAAAAGACACAGACGGCCGTGCTGTGGGTCTGCCTTGAAAGGGCGCCGTGGGGCGTCGTGTGTCTGGTTCTTCGCCATGTTCTTGTGCTGGTTTTGTCTGCCGCCGCCTGTCCTCCAGGCCACCCGCGCGGTTGACGCTCTCATCCTGTTGACCGCGGAGCAGACAGAGCTCAGGTGTGGCGGCGGTCCCCAGCTTCTGTGTGTTCTGTGAGTGTATTATTCCCAAAGCTGTTCCTACCTCATCATGAGGCTTTATGGATTGTTATGTATTATAAATGTTCTATATGAGACAAGACTACTGTGTTCCTTCTCGTTTATTAAAAGTTAAGTAGAGAAAATAAACTAATTTTAATATCTAGTTTGTTTTGTGCGTGTGGCCCTCCCCTCCTGCACTGCGGTGGGTGAAAGAGAAATGGGCTTCGCCAGCATACACAAGGGCATGGTGTAGCATGGCATAGAAGAAAATAAGTGATCAAAAGCCTGTCATAGAAACAGGAAGGGTTCCTTCACCATAGGGTCAGGAGGCTTTGGAAATGTTTGGTTATAAGCGTAAACTTGTGGGCTGTTAAGGTTATGAGTGAGAATTACTTTATACCTATATGGCATCTAAAACTAGTACAAAAGGTGTCACGTGGGTGAGAGCCCACTTCGGGGCAGCATAGTCGAATGAAAAGCCTCAAGACTTGCGTTTCTGGCTAGGAGACAACAGTTTGAGAATAAATTGATGGTAAGTGGAAGGCAAATGCTCAGGGAACAGGCAAGTAGACATTCCAGGAAAAGATGTAGTTTACAGGGCAATAGGATTGAGAGGCAAAAGGTCATAGATTAGGATGAAGAGTTGGAGCCGGAAGATGGGTATGGCATAGGTCGTGCCAGTAAGTTTGAACTGGGCTTTACAGGGAAAAGAAACTCAAATTGTTGTTAAGAATGATGAtcttgtatgtgtgagtgttttgcttacaggTATGTCTGTGTTCCATGTGTGCTTCGTGCCCTCAGATCAGAAGAGGGAATTGAATCCTCTGGAACAGGAATTGCAGAGGGTTGTTAGctgctatgtgggtactgggattcGAACCTGGAGCCTTTGGGAGAGtaacagtactcttaactgctgagccacctcttaaatatatatatatatatttattaaattttattatgtgtgagtgtgtgctgtgtgtgtgagtacctgtggaggccagaagacggggGTCACATGCCcatagagctggaattacaggagccCGTACTCCTGGTGTGGGGCCTAGGAACCAGACTCTGGTCCTCCAGAAGGGCAGGAGCGCGCTCAGCCACTGAGAGCCCTCCAGCCCCTAAACTTGGGTTTTGAGTGGATAAAGTATAAGAAGGACCTCCGTGATGAATAAGGGAAGCAAGACAGGTGAAGCCGGTTGCAGCAGCGTCCGCCCGCGCGGGTTTGGTCTGTGCCCCCCTGGGCCTCAGGTTGCTTGACTCAGCTCACGCTAACGATGTCAGGGTGCATAGCTGCAGTCCATGCCCCCGAAGGGTTGCCACTGGCCCGCTCTCCATCTAGACCTGTCGGGGAGAAACTGCCTCCTGAGACATAGTTCTCCAAAAGCTGTCGTCCCCAACAGCCCCGCGCACTGTGCGTCATACGCAAAGCTGTCGTCTTGAAAATAGATGAGACTGGAAGAAAGCAATTTTAACGATGAAGGCGTTTCTGGCCTTCAGGATTGGTGCTCGTttctgccatctctccagtctagCTGTCTATATCACCTGCATTCGCTTTAGAACCTGCTTCTAGGTTGTACACTGAGGTCGGGGCTGTTTTCCCATCTCTGTTTCCTCGAGAGATTCCCGAGGGCGAGTGACACAGTATTTCCTGGGGTGTGGCTGTTGCGGAATGgcaggcagggctggggagatggtttcaTAGCTACGATGCGGGCACTGGGTACCCAGCAGTGCCAGTCCTCGCAGGGCAGGCGTAGTACATTACTCCTGTTTCTCTgggaagcttaaaaaaaaaaaaacctcatctaGTGCTGGAGCCAGAAGCAGAACAGGGAGCAGCTTGCTCCCCGTCTCCTTGGACTTGCCAGTAACGGCCTGACGACAGAGATGAGTGAGTCCAGCCAGGTAGGCGTGACCCCCCAAAAAGATGGGGAAAGTGGTTTAAGTCCTTTGATGTTTACTTTAAAAGTCAAAGCACTCCCGAGCTAAAGCCAGCGCCTCGCTCTACTATGTAGGAGAGAGGAATGAGGAAGTTTCTGTTTGTTGGAATCTTGGTTTTAATTCATCCTTGCAGACTAAAACTGGCAATGTTTTCACGAGCACGTACCAAATGTGTGCTTCGGCTGGGTCCAGGGACACTGGCTTACGAAGCCTAGGTTGGCACCCCAGCTGTGTGGCTGAGGGGCGGCGATAACAGGTGCACAGGGCAGACAGCATCAGCCGCTTTCTGACAGATGGTAAACAGCACCCCATGCTCCCTGATCCACCTGGGAACCCCCTCCCTTTGGGgttccctccctgcctctgcccactgaCAGGATGCCTCCCCCACGTGACCGTCCCCTGGGAGGTGGCATTGCACTTCAGAAAGCACCAGGGGCCGGGTCATCTTCAGATCTCCCCTTGCATAAGCTTTGATGTCACCATGAACTGGGCCTGTCCCGGTAAAGGATTGCCGCAGGTCCAGGTAGGCGAAGGCGCCTCTGGGGTGTTCAGAAAATGCCCGAGAAAGCAGGTGTTGCTGTCTGCACTGTGGAACTGCCGGCTAGCTCCTCTGAAGTAGAGAGGAGAACCCCCAGAAATGGGGTTCTGGCAACAGAAAAAGAGTTCAAAATTCAGCCTCTTTTAAGATACACAATTTAATATTCTTCTTAAAAGGCACAATGACAGGCTAATTTCTCTTTCTAATGGCTCTGTCTGCTGTATGCACCGCAGAGGATTGAGTCCAGGGCTCGGCACCCTGGGCAGGTCCTCCATCAACTACCCCACGTCCCCAGCCCCGGCTTTTCCTGTTAGGCCACCGAAGCTGCGGCAGCAGTAAGAAAAAACACGCAGGTGCGCACATGAACGCTGCAGTTGGTGCACTCCCTTTGCTCCTACAAAGACTCCTCTCACTGGAGTTAGGGTGCACACTGACTTGTAAGTAAGATTTTATTGGAAAAGGGCTGGCCACTGAGTGGGGGCAGGGCTTATGCGACAGGTTATCTTGAATCTGGGCCCTCAGGAGGGTGAGGCTGCGGTGGCGTGCGGAGCGAAGGCGGCCTTCTTTAGCTCTACTTCTGGGCTGTGTCTCAAGGCGCGAAGCTGAAGCGGTAAGAAAGAGGTTGGGGGAGTCCAGACTTCCCCATTATGAAAGAGCCCACCTGGAGAGGAGGGAGCATGGCTGAAGGCACCTGCAAACCGCGCATCTTGAAGGCAGTGGCCTGCCCTCGCTGGCGGCCGTTCTGCTGCCCCCTTGGTTgtatttcctccttccctctctcccccagcCAGGCTGAGAGGACGAGGACCCTTCAAACCCCAGCAAATGAAGGACAAGCTGACTGTTGCTCTCGGCAGGGGTGCGCCCAGGTGGGCCAGCTCCAGCGTGGGCTGAGGGTGCACTCTACGCCCCTCAGCGCAGCAGCAGAGGCTCTGCTGGGAGCCAGTGCGTGGGTCTGAGCCCTGATTCCCTGGCTTGGTTTCCTCCTCTTAAATATCAGGTCATCACTTTTGTAGTCATTTCTCTCGGCATTGGCGTGACGATAAATGAGAAGGCATTCTGGACAGTACCCAGTGTCATATGTTAGCCATGTTTATTGTGGACCTATTTCTTGCTTTCCCCttcttctctgctcctccctctttttctttccctttcctgtcCTAAGCCCAATTACTGATCCATAACTTCTTTGATGGACATGTCTTACATCTTAGTGGTAGTCCTCTTCCCTTCCGAACAGAGAGAGAGGACGGACAGACAGACTGGGTAGCCTATGACAAACACTGCCAGCATGACAGAGGCACACCTTAAGGGAGAGCAGGCCTTTACCCAGTAACCTGAGAGCAGGCCTAGGGCAAGAGATGCGGGGAGGAGCTTGTCGCCTCTGGAGCAACAGGACAATTGCAATAGTCTTCGTAGGTGGAGGAATGCATGGTAAGTGAGGCGATGGCCTTTGAGGGCACGCTGCCCATACGCCTGCCACTGGGAGCCCTGTTGGTGACCGCCGTGAAGCACAAACTCTCGGCCTGTCTAGATGAGCCACAGGTTCAGTGATGGCTTCCCAAGGCAGCCACAGTGGTGGTCACACCGCTGTGGACATCGGGCTGGTTCCCCAGCTGTAAGGCAAGAGGTTGTAAGAGCTCACCTTCAGGGCGTGCCAGAGCTGCGGCTCTGCCTTGGGAGGGCACCACAACAGCCTGGTCACCTGTAGATAAGATGTCTCTACTGCAGGGTTCTGGAGAGACTGGAGCTTTGGAATTAGTGTGTTAGTGTGTGAATGAAGCGGCAGATGTTTGTCAACAAATGCTGGCCACATGAATAAGACTGAACGTGGGTAATTAGTCTTTTACTAGGAGACATCCAGAAACTAGTCTAATTCCATTCACTTGGGAAATTAGATGTTTGGTTGATAGGCACAATCCAGGGGTGACACAGCTCCTGCAACCTTTGCTTGGGTGTCAGTTACTTTTGCTCAGAAGTTTTGGTATGAGTCACCATCCCTCATTCTGTTAGAAATGTGACCAGATTTTCTTTTAGATGTTtgagacaaactttgggcagagtacagagggTCTTACG is part of the Meriones unguiculatus strain TT.TT164.6M chromosome 11, Bangor_MerUng_6.1, whole genome shotgun sequence genome and encodes:
- the Slc30a1 gene encoding proton-coupled zinc antiporter SLC30A1; the encoded protein is MGCWGRNRGRLLCMLLLTFMFMVLEVVVSRVTSSLAMLSDSFHMLSDVLALVVALVAERFARRTHATQKNTFGWIRAEVMGALVNAIFLTGLCFAILLEAVERFVEPHEMQQPLVVLCVGVAGLLVNVLGLCLFHHHSGDGQGAGHGHSHGHLAKGARKAARAGAEAGAPPGRAPDQEETNTLVANTSNSNGLKADPAEPEKSRHDDPVDAQVNGTLIQQPEHLDVEDNSAGQLNMRGVFVHVLGDALGSVIVVVNALLFYFFWKGCSEDRVCVSPCLADRCRSALDKANSTQAPVGEAGPCWVLYLDPTLCVIMVCILLYTTYPLLKESALILLQTVPKQIDIQHLVKELRDVEGVEEVHELHVWQLAGSRIIATAHIKCEDPASYMQVAKTIKDVFHNHGIHATTIQPEFASVGSKSSVVPCELACRTQCALKQCCGTRPQVHSGKDAEKGTTISVSCSEPSDNPEKKPRRTKAEGNLPAVVIEIKNVPKKQPESSL